The following DNA comes from Castanea sativa cultivar Marrone di Chiusa Pesio chromosome 10, ASM4071231v1.
TTTAGAAGCTATAaattctttatcttttaaaatttgtagaagaattttatttattcaatattGACCAATTAATGAGTCAAATGGAGCACTCCTGAAAATTATGATTGTTGTTTGATGCAATTAACAATGCAGTTGCTTGTTATGATGCAAATCAAGGCTAAGTGAAGGTGATTTTCCATTGCCATTTTATGGTACATGGTTATGAATCTATATTACTTCCTCTGTGATTTGCAGTTCTTTATTCACGTGTCACACCTGCCATTCTTACCAACAATCATGATTCTGTTCCATGTGTTACAGTTGATTTTTGCTCATAAACACATGCTTTTTGCACTGGTAGATATAATGAAGGGAAAATCATTTAATGGTAAAGCAtgatctctcttttttatttatcttttttttgtcATCAAGTACTAGCATAATTTGATCCCATGACCATGATTTTCTGTTGGCTTGACCCTTCATTGGACAACAGTTGGTAAGCTGTGTTAGAACTTAGCAGGGACACAACTGTTGTGCCTTTTCTGTTCATTTGCTGTTACAGATTACAGTCTTGGAGTCTGCGTTTGTTCTATTCTTTACCTTGAGATTCCTCTTGGATCATATGTACATTTTGGTGGTATGATATAAATATGCCAGTGATGCTATAACATATGTCATGTCTAAGGTGGATTTGCAGATGACTTAACTGGATTGGCTCTCTGAATTGTGCCTTTCTTTCtcgggaaaaaaaagaaaatccaatttcCTATATTTAATGATTATGACGTGTGTAATACATCTAATTATAACATCGAATAACATATCCCTCTCTAGAGTTAACCACATAGATTAGGGAATGAAGAAATCTTTAAATCAGGCCATATTAGCACTTTCAAATTATATGTACCGAAACTCTTTTAGATAATGATATTATCctttgctttaattttattcCAGATGATGATGGTACGAGGGTGGCTGCAACAAGCCGGAGGCTGAAGGTAGTATTCATATGTCCATTTTGACTAACCAGCAGGCTGTCTCAACCTTAGCTATCTAAAAGGCCACCACTCAGAACAgttttatcttaattgattaatattttatgcacagatgagactttttttttaattggaacaTTGGGATCTGTTCTTTCTTAAATTGCAGGAAAGTGGCTATAATTTTGGCACTGACAAGAAGAGTCAAGTAGGCAACGTAAATCTGGATGATTACCACCCCATTGATCCAGTTCCAAGTTCAAAGACATCAATAAGACCCGGACCTATCCAGCATGAAACTCCTATCATTCCATATATTCCAAGGCCCTCTCCTCCTGCTCCTAGTCCTAGTTCTCCCAAGATTGGAGGTTTTACTTAGCGTACTCCAGATTTGTTCCATAGTAGCAGACATGATCAAAAGAAGGATGCAGGATCTTGCTATTAATATTCACGTTTGGTATAggcccaggaaaaaaaaaaaaaaatgcacgtGTTGTTCAAACCAGCTTGTATATTGTATAATGCTTATGCAGCCAACTTAAATATTTGAGTTTGCAGTGTactattttatgtttattaatgTGGAAATCTTATCCTAATTATATAAATTGGCACCATGTTGAAGATATGAATGGCAGAATTGGTCCAGTTTTGCGTGCTTGTTGATTATTAGCACTAATTGGGAGTTGTTGGACcactattttgtaggcaatttCAACTCCTTGAATATTGTCTTGGGGGCCTCTTGCCCCTTAGGAGTTTTTGGTTCACAATCTTGTATGCAGTTTCAACTCCAAGAGTGGTGACTATCTTTTTATATTGTGTAGGCTAGGGATTGCTGATGGTTTTAGTTTTAC
Coding sequences within:
- the LOC142612800 gene encoding uncharacterized protein LOC142612800, which codes for MKVSGLWVLLLLFVFGTTFLFLNVSGRRIVSLVPDDDGTRVAATSRRLKESGYNFGTDKKSQVGNVNLDDYHPIDPVPSSKTSIRPGPIQHETPIIPYIPRPSPPAPSPSSPKIGGFT